In one Bacteroidales bacterium genomic region, the following are encoded:
- a CDS encoding CPBP family intramembrane metalloprotease codes for MTTTKRNTIIGICITSFLFVCLMTNLFGLIHLKKNITSKWIDEIEFWLFLGLVLLTILKVEKTKLLLWRETKRKWYFYPLSVIIVFSSAVIVAITVPFIFKFLGLPINQSVLKSSVNFYCIDKMLMIFACLTAGVVEEFIFRGYLMPRLEILFKHGWLVVILSSLLFGIAHISGLSLVGIIVPILIGFVFSFHYYKYRNLIVLIVAHFLIDFASFITSC; via the coding sequence ATGACCACAACAAAAAGAAACACAATTATTGGTATTTGCATTACATCTTTTCTATTTGTATGCCTTATGACCAATTTGTTTGGCTTAATTCATTTAAAAAAAAATATAACTTCGAAATGGATTGACGAAATTGAATTCTGGTTATTTTTAGGTTTAGTTCTTTTAACTATCCTAAAAGTTGAAAAGACAAAGCTTTTATTATGGCGAGAAACAAAAAGAAAATGGTATTTTTATCCGCTTTCTGTAATAATTGTTTTTAGCAGTGCTGTTATTGTTGCGATTACAGTACCTTTTATTTTTAAATTTTTGGGATTACCTATAAACCAAAGTGTTTTGAAATCATCTGTTAATTTTTATTGTATTGATAAAATGCTTATGATTTTTGCATGTTTGACAGCAGGTGTGGTTGAAGAATTTATATTTAGGGGATATTTAATGCCACGATTAGAAATTCTTTTTAAACATGGATGGTTAGTAGTTATTTTATCATCTTTACTGTTCGGAATTGCTCATATTAGCGGTTTAAGTTTAGTCGGTATAATAGTTCCAATATTAATTGGATTTGTTTTTTCATTTCATTATTACAAATACAGAAATCTTATCGTTTTAATTGTTGCACATTTTTTAATAGATTTTGCTTCTTTTATAACTTCTTGTTAA